The proteins below are encoded in one region of Pygocentrus nattereri isolate fPygNat1 chromosome 13, fPygNat1.pri, whole genome shotgun sequence:
- the reep3b gene encoding receptor expression-enhancing protein 3, with amino-acid sequence MVSWIISRSVVLVFGTLYPAYYSYKAVKTKNVKEYVRWMMYWIVFALYTVVETVTDLTIAWFPLYYEIKIAFVIWLLSPYTRGASVIYRKILHPLLTSKEREIDDYIVQAKERSYETMLNFGKQGLSIAATAAVTAAVKGQGAITEKLRSFSMADLTQIPQDEAGGQLYPAYYSSNPARRGAGTTHPDGAEYYQYEPEERTDDEGEAVFSEDEAVTQRGLRRSQSVKVSRSKLRKDARYGSLKIKGRRRPALSNMTYTSTEN; translated from the exons ATGGTGTCTTGGATTATATCGAGGAGCGTGGT GCTGGTCTTTGGAACCCTCTACCCAGCATACTACTCCTACAAAGCAGTGAAAACCAAAAATGTCAAAGAATAT GTCCGCTGGATGATGTACTGGATCGTGTTTGCACTCTACACTGTGGTGGAGACAGTCACAGACCTCACCATAGCCTG GTTTCCACTCTATTATGAAATAAAGATTGCCTTTGTGATCTGGCTCCTGTCACCGTACACCAGAGGAGCCAGTGTTATCTACAGAAAGATCCTACATCCTCTTCTGACTTCAAAAGAAAGG GAAATTGATGACTACATTGTTCAAGCTAAAGAGCGCAGCTACGAGACCATGCTGAACTTTGGCAAGCAGGGCCTAAGTATAGCAGCTACTGCAGCTGTCACTGCAGCTGTCAAG GGGCAGGGTGCCATCACAGAGAAGCTGAGGAGCTTCAGCATGGCTGACCTGACCCAGATCCCACAGGATGAGGCTGGTGGCCAGCTGTACCCAGCCTATTACAGCTCCAACCCAGCCAGGAGAGGCGCAGGCACCACCCATCCTGACGGAGCCG agtaCTACCAGTATGAGCCGGAAGAGCGGACGGACGACGAAGGCGAGGCTGTATTCTCTGAAGATGAAGCTGTGACGCAGCGTGGTCTCAGACGGTCTCAGAGCGTCAAAGTGTCTCGCTCCAAACTACGCAAAGAC GCCCGTTATGGATCTCTGAAAATCAAAGGGAGGAGGAGGCCAGCACTGAGCAACATGACGTATACCAGCACTGAAAACTGA